A portion of the Mycobacterium paraseoulense genome contains these proteins:
- the arsC gene encoding arsenate reductase (glutaredoxin) (This arsenate reductase requires both glutathione and glutaredoxin to convert arsenate to arsenite, after which the efflux transporter formed by ArsA and ArsB can extrude the arsenite from the cell, providing resistance.) → MAAQPEQAVIYHNPRCSTSRKTLDLLRDNGFDPAIVEYLKDPPSRRELAQMISDAGIDVRTAVRKRESLYAELNLADATDDQLLDAMVEHPILIERPFVVTPKGTRLARPVEKVREIL, encoded by the coding sequence ATGGCTGCACAGCCAGAACAGGCCGTCATCTACCACAACCCCCGGTGCAGCACCTCCCGCAAAACACTGGACCTGTTGCGCGACAACGGCTTTGACCCGGCGATCGTCGAGTACCTCAAGGATCCGCCGTCGCGCCGCGAACTGGCGCAGATGATCAGCGACGCCGGGATCGACGTGCGGACCGCGGTGCGCAAGCGCGAATCGCTGTACGCCGAACTCAATCTCGCCGACGCGACCGACGACCAGTTGCTAGACGCCATGGTCGAACACCCGATCCTGATCGAACGGCCGTTCGTCGTCACGCCGAAGGGCACCCGGCTGGCCCGGCCGGTCGAGAAAGTCCGCGAGATTCTGTGA
- a CDS encoding helix-turn-helix transcriptional regulator — MSQRADMLALTWSDLGVVELLPTGTVTLLLADVEGSTRLWETKPEQMAAALAVLNDTVDEAVAAHGGVRPLEQGEGDSFVTAFARASDAVACALALQRAPLAPIRLRIGVHTGEVQLRDDANYAGPTINRTARLRDLAHGGQTVLSGATEPLVADRLPDGVWLADLGSYPLRDLPRPERVMQVCHADLRNDFPPLRVRQVAVSHNLPAQLTKFVGRQAQMAELCQLVAGNRLVTLTGAGGAGKTRLGMELTSLLTNEFSDGVWYIDLAPITNSAVAPVTVARSLGLPDQPGRSTMELLQRFFAEKRMLMLLDNCEHLLDACVTLVVELLASCPQLTVLATSREPLGVAGELSWRVPSLNVVDEAVELFADRARRVRPEFAITAENTAVVEEICRRLDGMPLAIELAAARIRALSLTQIMNSLHDRFRLLTGGARTAVRRQQTLWASVDWSHALLTEPERVLFRRLAAFAGGFDLDGAQAVGADGDVERYQLVDQLSLLVDKSLVVADDTGEGMRYRLLETVRQYAQEKLGESGEADEVRTRHRNYYTATAAELESRQESGDESLLVWAQTEIDNLVAAFMWSRENSDLETALRSVSTLQLVWIACGRFREGVAGFEMVLSDGRCSEVDTAVWVRAVADQSTLTGWAVVPANEDRVQDALAAARELQDPALLARILIGCASAAFYTPEIAECYLAEATELARASGDRWSLCQILSYRATAGCLAGQPTGARAAAEEGRDIADALGFGFFSRHSRAWLAISLMMQGNLAHAARVAAGLVEEAEAAGDRPMKVYGDVARTVVLAYQGQAAAAQAAVESARVLAEALGGHWADAVGAVAAHAALAAGDAALARDATEVAWRHTVPFREVFIKSVNPLAEAALACGDLVTARNWADDCVALVPGWHQVVARTVRAFVAIAQGEPDQAERDVHEALVSATGSQGYLRVADTLECLARLAADGGNHPYAARLLGASAGIRQRMGQARYPMYQPGYDITVAAARNTLGEKDFDMMWAEGAALSTEEAIAFAQRGRGERKRPANGWASLTPMENDVVRLVREGLGNREIGARLFISPRTVQTHLTHVYAKLGLASRIQLIQDAGLRT; from the coding sequence ATGAGCCAACGCGCTGATATGCTGGCGCTGACCTGGAGCGATTTGGGTGTGGTTGAGTTGCTGCCAACCGGTACGGTGACGTTGCTGCTTGCCGACGTTGAGGGTTCGACGCGGCTGTGGGAAACCAAGCCCGAACAGATGGCCGCGGCGCTGGCGGTGCTGAACGACACGGTGGATGAGGCCGTCGCCGCTCATGGCGGGGTGCGCCCGCTCGAGCAGGGCGAGGGTGACAGTTTTGTGACGGCGTTCGCGCGCGCGTCCGACGCGGTGGCGTGTGCGCTGGCATTGCAGCGCGCCCCGCTCGCGCCGATCCGGCTGCGCATCGGTGTGCATACCGGTGAAGTGCAGTTGCGTGACGACGCCAACTACGCCGGTCCGACGATCAATCGGACCGCGCGGCTGCGTGATCTGGCCCATGGCGGGCAGACCGTGTTGTCCGGCGCGACGGAACCGCTGGTGGCGGATCGGCTGCCGGACGGGGTGTGGCTGGCCGATTTGGGCAGCTATCCGCTGCGTGATCTGCCGCGCCCCGAACGTGTAATGCAGGTGTGCCACGCGGATTTGCGCAACGACTTTCCGCCGCTTCGTGTCCGCCAGGTTGCGGTGTCGCACAACCTGCCGGCCCAGTTGACGAAATTCGTTGGGCGCCAAGCGCAAATGGCGGAGTTGTGTCAGTTGGTCGCCGGTAACCGGCTGGTGACTTTGACCGGCGCCGGGGGAGCGGGCAAGACCCGCCTCGGCATGGAACTCACCTCGCTACTGACCAACGAGTTTTCTGACGGGGTGTGGTACATCGACCTGGCACCGATCACCAATTCCGCTGTGGCGCCGGTGACCGTGGCGCGTAGCCTCGGCCTGCCCGATCAGCCGGGCCGCTCCACGATGGAGTTGCTGCAACGGTTCTTCGCCGAAAAAAGAATGTTGATGCTGCTCGACAATTGTGAGCATCTGCTGGACGCGTGCGTGACGCTGGTCGTCGAATTACTCGCGTCCTGCCCGCAGCTCACGGTCTTGGCGACGAGCCGTGAGCCGCTCGGCGTGGCCGGTGAACTGAGCTGGCGGGTTCCCTCGTTGAACGTTGTCGACGAGGCCGTCGAGTTGTTCGCCGACCGTGCACGGCGGGTCCGGCCCGAATTCGCCATCACCGCGGAGAACACCGCGGTGGTCGAAGAGATCTGCCGGCGGCTGGATGGGATGCCATTGGCGATCGAGCTTGCCGCCGCGCGGATCAGGGCGCTGTCACTGACCCAGATCATGAACAGTCTGCATGACCGATTCCGGCTCCTGACCGGGGGTGCGCGTACCGCGGTGCGCCGCCAGCAGACGCTATGGGCCTCGGTGGACTGGTCGCATGCGCTGCTCACCGAACCGGAGCGGGTGTTGTTCCGCCGGCTGGCGGCGTTCGCCGGAGGGTTCGACCTGGACGGCGCCCAGGCGGTCGGCGCCGACGGCGACGTGGAGCGTTACCAGCTGGTGGACCAACTCAGCCTGCTGGTCGACAAATCCCTGGTGGTCGCCGACGACACCGGCGAGGGGATGCGGTATCGGTTGCTGGAGACGGTGCGCCAATATGCGCAGGAAAAGCTCGGCGAGTCCGGTGAGGCCGACGAGGTACGCACCCGTCACCGCAACTACTACACCGCCACCGCGGCTGAGCTGGAATCACGCCAAGAAAGCGGCGACGAGTCGCTGCTGGTGTGGGCGCAAACTGAGATCGACAACCTGGTGGCGGCCTTCATGTGGAGCCGCGAGAATTCCGACCTCGAGACGGCGCTGCGGTCGGTATCCACGTTGCAGCTGGTCTGGATAGCTTGTGGCCGGTTCCGCGAAGGGGTGGCCGGGTTCGAAATGGTGTTAAGCGACGGCCGCTGCTCGGAAGTCGACACGGCGGTGTGGGTTCGCGCGGTCGCCGACCAGAGCACGCTCACGGGGTGGGCGGTCGTCCCGGCGAACGAGGATCGGGTACAGGACGCCCTGGCTGCCGCACGCGAACTCCAAGACCCGGCACTGCTCGCTCGAATACTGATCGGGTGTGCGAGCGCCGCCTTCTACACCCCCGAGATCGCCGAGTGCTACCTCGCCGAGGCCACGGAACTGGCCCGCGCTTCCGGTGATCGCTGGAGTCTGTGCCAAATCCTCAGTTATCGAGCGACCGCGGGTTGCCTGGCGGGTCAACCGACCGGCGCGCGCGCCGCGGCTGAGGAAGGGCGTGACATTGCCGACGCGTTGGGGTTCGGGTTCTTCTCGCGTCACTCCCGGGCGTGGCTGGCCATCTCGCTGATGATGCAGGGAAATCTGGCCCACGCAGCTCGGGTCGCAGCTGGCCTGGTCGAGGAAGCCGAAGCTGCCGGGGATAGGCCTATGAAGGTCTACGGCGACGTGGCCCGGACCGTGGTGCTCGCATATCAAGGACAGGCGGCTGCCGCTCAAGCGGCGGTCGAATCCGCACGGGTACTTGCCGAGGCGCTGGGCGGTCACTGGGCAGACGCGGTGGGTGCGGTCGCTGCGCATGCCGCGCTGGCGGCCGGTGACGCCGCCCTGGCCAGGGACGCCACGGAGGTGGCATGGCGACACACCGTGCCCTTTCGCGAAGTGTTCATCAAGAGCGTGAATCCATTGGCCGAGGCCGCACTGGCCTGCGGTGATTTGGTCACTGCGCGCAACTGGGCGGACGACTGCGTAGCGCTGGTTCCAGGCTGGCACCAAGTGGTCGCCCGCACGGTTCGCGCCTTTGTCGCGATCGCGCAGGGTGAGCCGGACCAGGCCGAGCGCGATGTCCACGAAGCACTTGTGTCCGCCACTGGTTCGCAGGGGTATCTGCGAGTGGCAGACACGCTGGAATGCCTGGCCCGCCTGGCGGCCGACGGCGGCAATCACCCCTATGCGGCGCGCCTGTTGGGCGCATCGGCCGGCATCCGGCAGCGAATGGGGCAGGCCCGTTATCCGATGTATCAACCCGGCTACGACATTACGGTCGCGGCGGCCCGCAACACGTTGGGCGAGAAGGATTTCGACATGATGTGGGCCGAAGGTGCGGCTCTGTCCACCGAGGAGGCCATCGCCTTCGCGCAGCGCGGACGCGGCGAGCGTAAACGGCCTGCAAATGGTTGGGCATCACTGACTCCCATGGAGAACGACGTGGTACGCCTGGTCCGTGAGGGGCTGGGCAACAGGGAGATCGGCGCGCGGCTGTTCATCTCGCCGCGCACCGTGCAGACCCACCTCACCCATGTTTACGCCAAGCTCGGCCTGGCCTCCCGCATTCAGCTCATCCAGGACGCGGGGCTGCGAACCTAG
- a CDS encoding ribose-phosphate diphosphokinase, protein MSHDWTDNRKNLMLFSGRAHPELAEQVAKELDVHVTAQTAREFANGEIFVRFHESVRGCDAFVLQSAPAPVNDWLMEQLIMIDALKRGSAKRITAVMPFYPYARQDKKHRGREPISARLVADLLKTAGADRIVTVDLHTDQIQGFFDGPVDHMRAQNLLTGYIGDNYPDGNMVVVSPDSGRVRIAEKWADALGGVPLAFIHKTRDPRVPNQVVSNRVVGEVEGKTCVLIDDMIDTGGTIAGAVQLLRDDGAADVIIAATHGVLSDPAAERLAASGAREVIVTNTLPIGEEKRFPQLTVLSIAPLLASTIRAVFENGSVTGLFDGDA, encoded by the coding sequence TTGAGCCACGACTGGACCGATAACCGCAAAAACCTGATGCTCTTCTCCGGCCGTGCGCATCCGGAGTTGGCCGAGCAGGTGGCAAAAGAGCTCGACGTGCACGTCACCGCTCAGACGGCGCGGGAGTTCGCCAACGGCGAGATCTTCGTGCGGTTCCACGAGTCGGTGCGCGGCTGCGACGCGTTCGTCCTGCAGTCCGCCCCCGCACCCGTCAACGACTGGCTGATGGAACAGCTGATCATGATCGACGCGCTCAAACGGGGCAGCGCCAAGCGGATCACCGCGGTCATGCCGTTCTACCCCTACGCCCGCCAGGACAAGAAGCATCGCGGCCGCGAACCGATCTCGGCGCGCCTGGTCGCCGACCTGCTCAAGACCGCGGGCGCCGACCGGATCGTGACCGTCGACCTGCACACCGACCAGATCCAGGGCTTCTTCGACGGGCCGGTCGACCACATGCGCGCCCAGAACCTGCTGACCGGCTACATCGGCGACAACTACCCGGACGGAAACATGGTGGTCGTCTCCCCCGACTCGGGCCGGGTGCGCATCGCCGAGAAGTGGGCCGACGCGTTGGGTGGCGTTCCACTCGCCTTCATCCACAAGACGCGCGACCCGCGGGTGCCCAACCAGGTGGTGTCCAACCGCGTCGTCGGCGAGGTCGAGGGCAAGACCTGCGTGCTGATCGACGACATGATCGACACCGGCGGCACCATCGCCGGCGCGGTGCAGCTGCTGCGCGATGACGGCGCTGCCGACGTCATCATCGCGGCGACCCACGGCGTGCTGTCCGACCCGGCCGCCGAGCGGCTCGCGGCGTCCGGCGCGCGGGAGGTGATCGTCACCAACACGCTGCCGATCGGCGAGGAGAAGCGTTTCCCCCAACTCACGGTCCTGTCCATCGCGCCGCTGTTGGCCAGTACCATTCGCGCCGTCTTCGAAAACGGTTCCGTGACGGGACTGTTCGACGGGGACGCCTAG
- the glmU gene encoding bifunctional UDP-N-acetylglucosamine diphosphorylase/glucosamine-1-phosphate N-acetyltransferase GlmU, with product MASRGDTAVLVLAAGPGTRMRSDTPKVLHTIAGRSMLSHLLHAVTKVAPQHLVVVLGHDHQRIAPLVAESAGALGRGIEVALQDRPLGTGHAVRCGLSALPEDYAGVVVVTSGDTPLLDSDTLAHLIATHNAGSAAATVLTTTLDDPTGYGRILRTQDNEVTAIVEHADATPSQREIREVNAGVYAFDVAALRSALSRLSYDNAQQELYLTDVISILRGDGQAIHAQHVDDSALVAGVNNRVQLAQLGAELNRRIVAAHQLAGVTIIDPATTWIDVDVTIGRDSVIHPGTQLLGRTQVGGHCAVGPDTTLTDVTVGDGASVVRTHGTSSSIGAGATVGPFTYLRPGTVLGDDGKLGAFVETKNSTIGTGTKVPHLTYVGDADIGEHSNIGASSVFVNYDGATKRRTTVGSHVRTGSDTMFVAPVTVGDGAYTGAGTVVREDVPPGALAVSAGPQRNIEGWVQRKRPGSAAAKAAEEAAKTADETTSAPE from the coding sequence ATGGCGTCTCGTGGTGATACCGCGGTCCTGGTGCTCGCGGCCGGGCCCGGCACCCGGATGCGGTCGGACACCCCCAAGGTGCTGCACACGATCGCCGGGCGCAGCATGCTGTCCCACCTGCTGCACGCCGTCACCAAGGTCGCGCCGCAGCACCTGGTGGTGGTCCTCGGCCATGACCACCAGCGCATCGCCCCGCTGGTCGCCGAATCCGCCGGAGCCCTGGGCCGCGGCATCGAGGTCGCCCTGCAAGACCGGCCGCTGGGCACCGGCCACGCCGTCCGCTGCGGCCTGTCCGCGCTGCCCGAGGACTACGCCGGTGTGGTCGTCGTGACCTCCGGGGACACGCCGCTGCTGGACTCCGACACCCTGGCCCACCTGATCGCCACCCACAACGCGGGGTCGGCCGCCGCGACGGTGCTCACCACCACACTCGACGACCCCACCGGCTACGGCCGCATCCTGCGCACCCAGGACAACGAGGTCACCGCCATCGTGGAACACGCCGACGCGACGCCCTCGCAGCGCGAAATCCGCGAGGTCAACGCGGGGGTCTACGCCTTCGACGTCGCGGCGTTGCGCTCGGCGCTGAGCCGGCTGAGCTACGACAACGCCCAGCAGGAGCTCTACCTGACCGACGTCATCTCGATCCTTCGTGGGGACGGCCAGGCCATCCACGCCCAGCACGTCGACGACAGCGCCCTCGTCGCCGGCGTCAACAACCGCGTGCAGCTGGCCCAACTGGGTGCCGAGCTCAACCGCCGGATCGTCGCCGCCCATCAGCTGGCCGGGGTGACCATCATCGACCCGGCGACCACCTGGATCGACGTCGACGTCACGATCGGTCGTGACTCCGTCATCCATCCCGGCACGCAGCTGCTGGGCCGCACCCAGGTCGGCGGCCACTGCGCCGTGGGCCCGGACACCACGCTCACCGACGTCACCGTGGGTGACGGCGCATCGGTGGTCCGCACCCATGGCACGTCGTCGTCGATCGGCGCCGGGGCCACGGTCGGCCCCTTCACCTACCTGCGGCCGGGCACCGTGCTGGGCGACGACGGCAAGCTCGGGGCGTTCGTCGAGACCAAGAACTCGACCATCGGCACCGGCACCAAGGTTCCGCACCTGACCTACGTCGGCGACGCCGACATCGGCGAACACAGCAACATCGGAGCGTCGAGCGTCTTCGTCAACTACGACGGCGCCACCAAGCGGCGCACCACGGTCGGGTCGCATGTGCGCACCGGGTCGGACACCATGTTCGTCGCCCCGGTGACGGTCGGCGACGGGGCCTACACCGGCGCGGGAACCGTGGTCCGCGAGGACGTCCCCCCGGGCGCGCTGGCGGTGTCCGCGGGACCGCAACGCAACATCGAGGGCTGGGTGCAGCGCAAACGGCCGGGCAGCGCGGCGGCGAAAGCGGCGGAAGAAGCGGCCAAAACCGCCGACGAGACAACGTCGGCACCCGAATAG
- a CDS encoding LpqN/LpqT family lipoprotein, with amino-acid sequence MALILPTVACGPKSPDYQSIWSTTPTTTTTTTRVEKPVPLSQYLQNIGVTGQQVAPGNLPDLTVSIPTPPGWTAASNPHIAPETVMLSKGGKYPTARLVVFLLRGDFDPAQVIQHGNDDAQLFENFKQLDASTTPYNGFPSSMIQGSYDLDGTRLHSFNRIVIATGSPPARQRYLVQLTITGLANQAVEQSTDIETIMRGFVVAAK; translated from the coding sequence ATGGCGCTGATCCTGCCCACAGTCGCATGCGGGCCGAAATCACCTGACTATCAATCGATCTGGTCGACGACTCCGACAACCACGACGACCACGACGCGGGTCGAGAAGCCCGTGCCCCTGTCGCAATATCTGCAGAACATCGGCGTGACGGGACAGCAAGTGGCGCCCGGCAACCTACCCGACCTGACGGTGTCGATCCCGACGCCGCCGGGCTGGACCGCCGCGAGCAATCCGCACATCGCCCCCGAGACGGTGATGCTTTCCAAGGGCGGCAAGTATCCGACCGCCAGACTCGTGGTGTTCCTCCTGCGGGGCGATTTCGATCCGGCCCAAGTGATCCAGCACGGCAACGACGACGCCCAGCTCTTCGAGAACTTCAAGCAGCTGGACGCCTCGACGACGCCCTACAACGGCTTCCCCTCCTCGATGATCCAGGGCAGCTACGACCTGGACGGCACGCGGTTGCACAGCTTCAACCGGATCGTCATCGCCACCGGTTCCCCGCCCGCCCGCCAGCGGTACCTGGTTCAGCTCACCATCACCGGGCTGGCCAACCAGGCCGTCGAACAGTCCACCGACATCGAGACGATCATGCGAGGGTTCGTCGTCGCCGCGAAGTGA
- a CDS encoding helix-turn-helix transcriptional regulator, whose product MSQRAEIPPLTRSISELLPTGTVTLLLADVEGSTRLWETQPDKVTAAMAQLNKTVNEAVPAHDGVRPLEQGEGDSFVAAFARASDAVSCALALQRAPLAPLLLRIGVHTGEIQLRDDANYAGPTINRTARLRDLAHGGQTVLSGITESLVLERLPDGAWLAELGSYPLRDMPRLERVVQLCHPDLRNEFPPLRVRAVVASHNLPTQLTSFVGRQAPMAELRQIVTGNRLVTLTGAGGAGKTRLAVEVASQLNTEISDGVRYVDLAPITNPAGAPVTVARTLGLPDQPGRSTMDVLVRFFAEKKMLLLLDNCEHLLEACGTVAVELLAACPDLTILATSREPLGVPGEVSWRVPSLSLVDEAIELFTDRARHARPEFVVGEDNTALVAEICERLDGMPLAIELAAARVRALSLPQILDSLHDRFRLLTGGARTAVRRQQTLRASVDWSHALLTEPEQVLFRRLAVFAGGFDLDAAQAVGASSEVESYQLLDQLSLLVDKSLVVADDTADGMRYRLLETVRQYAQEKLGESGEGDNVRTRHRDYYTATIAELDSRGPAHVEPLVRWATVEIDNLRAAYVWSRENSDPETALRLVSSLQQFWIRRSIFREALAGFDAILDHQDPETIDPGVWARAVADHGAIAGWVAVPVSLERAQDALAVARRLDNPGLISRALITCGMMTFYNAELAQQYFGEAFGMARASGNPTSLVQVLTFLAAAGVIAGEPVAARAAAEEGRDVGAALGDPFTARGCETWLGTTLWLLGDFIQADEILRRVTVEAETAEDSIMTTFGHVAHSFTLAHLGQAAAAHAAAQSALRAGEAIGGFYGDTVYGVLATAALADGDATRARQDAEEAWRRTVPEREAFARCYNPMAEAALACGDLVAARDWADRTVALVPGCHQAPALTTRAFIAMGQGEPEQAERDAHDALTVAARTQGYLRLGDTLECLARLAVDDGHDPYAARLLGAADALRQRMGHVRFPMYQASYDTVVATVREALGQSGFDAAWAEGAALSTEEAIAYAQRGRGERKRPTSGRGSLTPMEKDVVRLVREGLGNKDIGARLFISPRTVQTHLTHVYAKLGISSRVELIKDQHCT is encoded by the coding sequence ATGAGCCAACGCGCGGAGATACCGCCGCTGACCCGGAGCATAAGTGAATTGCTGCCGACCGGAACGGTGACGTTACTGCTGGCCGACGTCGAGGGGTCGACGCGGCTGTGGGAAACCCAGCCCGACAAGGTGACGGCCGCGATGGCGCAACTGAATAAGACGGTCAACGAGGCCGTCCCCGCCCATGACGGCGTGCGCCCGCTGGAACAGGGCGAGGGCGACAGCTTCGTGGCCGCCTTCGCCCGCGCCAGCGACGCGGTGTCGTGTGCCCTGGCGTTGCAGCGCGCCCCGCTGGCGCCGCTCCTGCTCCGCATCGGCGTGCATACGGGAGAGATCCAGTTGCGTGATGACGCCAACTACGCTGGCCCGACGATCAACCGGACGGCGCGGCTGCGCGACCTGGCCCATGGCGGGCAGACCGTGCTGTCGGGCATAACCGAATCGCTCGTCCTGGAAAGGCTCCCCGACGGTGCGTGGCTGGCCGAGCTGGGCAGCTATCCGTTGCGGGACATGCCTCGGCTGGAACGTGTGGTCCAGCTGTGTCATCCGGATCTCCGTAATGAGTTTCCGCCGCTTCGGGTCCGCGCTGTCGTTGCGTCGCACAACCTGCCGACTCAGTTGACGAGTTTCGTTGGGCGCCAAGCCCCAATGGCGGAGTTGCGTCAGATCGTCACGGGCAATCGGCTCGTCACCTTGACCGGTGCGGGGGGCGCCGGCAAGACGCGACTTGCCGTCGAAGTCGCCTCGCAACTGAACACTGAGATCTCCGATGGGGTCCGGTACGTCGATCTGGCACCAATCACCAATCCCGCTGGCGCGCCGGTGACTGTCGCGCGCACGCTGGGTCTGCCCGATCAGCCGGGCCGCTCCACGATGGATGTGCTGGTGCGGTTCTTCGCAGAGAAGAAAATGTTACTGCTCCTGGACAACTGCGAGCACCTGCTGGAAGCGTGCGGGACCGTGGCCGTTGAGCTGTTGGCAGCCTGCCCCGATTTGACGATTTTGGCCACCAGCCGTGAGCCGCTGGGGGTGCCCGGCGAAGTGAGCTGGCGGGTGCCGTCGTTGTCGCTTGTCGACGAAGCGATCGAGTTGTTCACCGACCGCGCCAGGCACGCTCGTCCCGAATTTGTTGTGGGCGAGGACAACACCGCGCTGGTCGCCGAGATCTGTGAGCGCCTCGATGGCATGCCGTTGGCGATCGAGCTTGCCGCGGCACGGGTTCGGGCGCTGTCTCTGCCCCAGATTCTCGACAGCCTGCATGATCGGTTCCGGTTACTGACCGGGGGGGCACGCACCGCGGTGCGCCGCCAGCAGACGTTACGCGCCTCGGTGGACTGGTCACACGCGTTGCTCACCGAACCCGAGCAGGTGTTGTTCCGCCGGCTCGCGGTTTTTGCCGGCGGGTTTGATCTCGACGCCGCCCAGGCGGTCGGCGCCAGTAGCGAAGTCGAAAGCTACCAACTGCTCGACCAACTCAGCCTGCTGGTCGACAAATCGCTGGTGGTCGCCGACGACACCGCCGATGGAATGCGATATCGCCTACTGGAGACGGTGCGCCAGTATGCGCAAGAAAAACTCGGCGAGTCCGGTGAGGGCGACAACGTGCGCACCCGACATCGGGATTACTACACGGCCACCATTGCCGAGTTGGATTCGCGGGGACCGGCCCATGTTGAGCCGTTGGTGCGTTGGGCCACCGTGGAGATCGACAATCTGCGCGCGGCGTACGTGTGGAGCCGCGAGAATTCCGACCCCGAGACAGCGCTGCGGCTGGTGTCGTCGCTGCAGCAGTTTTGGATAAGGCGCAGCATTTTCCGTGAAGCGCTGGCCGGGTTCGACGCGATCCTGGACCACCAGGATCCCGAGACCATAGACCCGGGCGTGTGGGCGCGCGCGGTCGCCGATCACGGCGCGATCGCCGGGTGGGTGGCCGTGCCCGTCAGCCTGGAGCGGGCACAGGACGCCCTCGCCGTCGCCCGCCGGCTCGACAATCCGGGACTGATTAGTCGAGCGCTTATCACGTGCGGGATGATGACGTTCTATAACGCCGAGCTAGCCCAGCAATACTTCGGCGAGGCGTTCGGCATGGCCCGCGCATCCGGCAATCCGACCAGCTTGGTCCAAGTCCTCACCTTCCTTGCGGCGGCCGGCGTGATTGCCGGCGAACCCGTTGCCGCACGCGCGGCCGCCGAAGAAGGACGCGACGTCGGCGCTGCGCTCGGCGATCCGTTTACTGCCCGAGGCTGCGAAACCTGGCTGGGCACAACGCTGTGGCTGCTGGGAGACTTCATCCAAGCGGACGAGATACTTCGCCGCGTGACCGTCGAGGCGGAGACGGCCGAGGATTCGATCATGACGACCTTCGGTCACGTGGCTCATAGCTTCACGCTGGCACACCTGGGGCAGGCGGCTGCCGCGCACGCCGCGGCGCAATCCGCGCTGCGGGCAGGAGAAGCGATAGGTGGGTTCTACGGAGACACGGTGTATGGGGTGTTGGCGACGGCTGCGCTCGCCGATGGCGACGCGACACGGGCCAGGCAGGACGCCGAAGAGGCTTGGCGGCGTACCGTTCCCGAGCGCGAGGCGTTCGCCAGATGCTACAACCCGATGGCCGAGGCCGCATTGGCATGTGGTGATCTGGTCGCGGCTCGCGATTGGGCTGATCGGACTGTCGCGCTGGTACCCGGCTGCCACCAAGCGCCCGCGCTGACGACACGCGCTTTTATCGCGATGGGGCAGGGTGAGCCGGAGCAGGCCGAACGCGACGCCCACGACGCCCTCACGGTCGCCGCCCGTACCCAGGGATATCTGCGGTTGGGCGACACCCTGGAATGCCTTGCCCGCCTAGCGGTCGACGACGGCCACGATCCTTACGCGGCGCGTCTATTGGGCGCGGCGGACGCCCTAAGGCAGCGCATGGGACATGTCCGCTTCCCGATGTATCAAGCCAGTTACGACACCGTGGTGGCAACAGTTCGGGAGGCCTTGGGGCAGAGTGGTTTTGATGCCGCCTGGGCCGAAGGGGCGGCCCTGTCCACCGAGGAGGCGATCGCCTACGCGCAACGGGGCCGCGGCGAGCGCAAACGCCCCACCAGTGGCCGGGGATCTCTCACGCCCATGGAAAAGGATGTGGTGCGGCTGGTCCGGGAAGGTCTGGGCAACAAGGACATCGGGGCCCGACTGTTCATCTCACCGCGCACTGTGCAGACCCACCTCACCCACGTCTACGCCAAGCTGGGTATCTCGTCACGGGTGGAACTCATCAAGGACCAGCACTGCACATGA